Below is a window of Rutidosis leptorrhynchoides isolate AG116_Rl617_1_P2 unplaced genomic scaffold, CSIRO_AGI_Rlap_v1 contig476, whole genome shotgun sequence DNA.
AGTAGTATTTTATCTCTTTTTATAACTAGTTGATCCACTAGTCCCTGAAAATGATTAGATTTTCCTCTCCACCCAGTCACCCACCATTATCTCTCTATTTTTAAAGTTTCATCATAAAACTGTATGCAAGTCCTCTTCTAATTGCTAAACAATATATCTATGAAGTATAAATATAAAAAATGTAACGCTAGTTTAAATTTTCTGCTTAATTAATTAAGTACTCCATGCATCGAGTTTTACTAGAATTTTTTTAAATCCTGCAATGAGTATCTATTATTGAATAATGATCCATACCTCATACTTTATAGGTCACTGTCGTGAGAAATGAAGAAGGTTGGAATTCTGTGTCCACTGTACTCTTATGAGGAAGTACTGATAGCATTTAGATGACCTTGAAAGAGCGATAGATGATAAGGTGACTTTTCTAACCATGTATTGAAGAGGTTTGAGCAATGTAAAATGATATTATTGATTGTAAAGAATCTATCACTTTTGAATCTGATGTTCAAATTTTAACTATGATTAATTATCATTTTCTGGGGAGGCAATGTGCAGGTACATCCGTATTGTACCTGGAGCTGCACCCACGGAAATTGAATTGGCCAGGAGACTTGAAAGAAGTTTCATTTAAAGAAACAGGGTATTTTGATTTCATTCATGTTCTTATTTCACAAACTATGTCTAGAACATTTTGAAAAACATGAAATTCTTCTTCAGTTTGAATCTTTCTATGGAAGCTATTGACAGAGAATCTGTGTCATAGGCTGGATCAGTACGCAATCGCGAAATTTGTTGAGAGTTTTAAGATGGTACCTAAGACCTTGGATGAAAATGCTAGACTGAATGATATGGAAATCATATCCTCTATGTATGCTGAACATTCGGCAGGAAATAGCAAAGTTGGCATTGACTTGGAAGAAGGTGCCTGTAAGGACATCTCCCCTTTGAATATCTGGGACCTCTACGTAACAAAGTAAGTGCTTATACATACACTGTATTAAATTTCCAACTCTGCTGTGTATCTTCTCATACTTCTTATATTGTTGCACTGAGACTTTACAAACTGAACCTCTGCATTCCACTTTTAAGTAGCAAGTATAGTTGTTTAAATATTTTCTGGGTTTCATTTGTTCAGGTATTTTGCTCTAAAGTATGCTGCAGATGTTGTGTGCACTGTTTTACGGCTAAGTGATTATTGTATTTAACAAAGCTCTTGAATTTTGACAGATGAGTAGTCCTATCTATATGCATGTTACTAGTGTGTCTAGTAATTTGTTTACTGTAAGGCTCGATTCGTTTAAACTATGGTACATTGTACAGAGAGAAAGTATTATTGAAATACCTGAAATTTGTTTATATTAGGTTGTCTATGTTAGTTTATCTACCTCAATTCCATTTTCGGTCATGTTATTTAGAGAACAAAACCAATGCACAATTTCTTTgaatttttttcttttaatttgtCATTTTTGTaggattctgttatttactttatactATGTTTGGCAGGACATGGCACAAAAGGGAAAGAAACCAACATTGATTCATAAGAAAAGAACACCTACTAATGCAAATAGACCATGGGAGGGAGACGGTGATGGCTATGCTAGAACTAAGGGGAAAGACAAGAGATGTCCACCAAGACTCATGGGAAGTCTTCCAAAGAAAATTGTGGGATCAAGTCGAGATAAAGATCATTCACAAATCACGATCAAGTTCAATTATTGCCAATGAAACAATTTTTCTTGTTGAGATGGAGAGGGTAAAGGAGAAAAATGAAGAATTAGAAGCATGATTACAGATATTCGAAGAGTAGATGGAATCCAAGAATCATTAATTTTATAGTTAATTTTAAACAAATTGTTACTTTATGTAATTATTTAGTACTTTTATAATTTGCATCTAATTTATTAAAATACATTAAATTTTTTTGTTTTACTCTAAATTTCAGTTTAATCCTATAATTTCTAatcatatttattttattaataggtATCAAAATTGAAAATTATATTTTTGAAAATTAATTTTGGGTTTATTTATTGTATAGTGACGATTAATTTTGAGGGTAATTGTAGCGATTACAAAGGGTTAGGGTGACAGATTATGAATATTCAAAACGTAGTTACAACCAATCCATTTGGCATCGCTTAATTTATGAACTAGCGTAACTATTGTTACAATCTATTGTGACGGTTTTTTAAGAAAAATCGTAGGTATAATTAACATATAGTGACGGTTATGTTTCGAACAAGCAAAGGCTTTTCAATACATATATTCACGGTTAACTTGGCAACAAACGTCATTAAAACAGACATCTATGGCAACGGATATCTTTTGAACAAGCGTGACACTACACAATAAATACAGTGACGTTTATCACGTTGCTTTGCTAACAATTTAAACCGTCACTTTATCTTTGATGTAAGCGTCACCCTTGACCAAACTCAATTTTCTGACGACACCTTACAGTGACGAATAGTTTGCGTCACCTTAGCTACATTCTGATGACGGTTAGCTAACCGTCAGCATACATGCCCTTATAGCAACATGTATATACCAACCGCTACGTTGGTTGAGGTGACGCTTTTTAAGTGTTGTGGCAGGTACTTTTGGCGTCACTATAGGGGTTTTTGGCTTATGGTGACGATTATGTCAATTTTGTAGTGACGTATATAGGGCGTTCCTGCATGTAATTTTATTTGTGGTATACATAGACTCATGTATCAATAAGACAAAGATGGGGTTGTGATGATGATGTGAATAAACTTATTACTAAACTGGCTACGTATCCCTTTTGAGAAATCAAGTCATCACGTAGTTCGGGATGCCCCCAACCTTAGCCGAGAGAGTAAAGATAAAGGATGGAGTTATAAAGGGGAAGTGAATGAACTTATTACTAAACTGCCTATATATCCCTTTTGGGAAATCATGTCATTACGTAGTTCGAAATGCCCCAAGCCTTAGCTGAGGGTGTGGAGGAGTAAAAGCTCCTCAAGGATGATAGGGCTTGAGGTACTTGTTGTTTATGGGACCGACTCGCACACGATCTTCACCAATGATTCTACAAGCTCCATTGGTATAGACTTCTTGGACAACATAGGGTCCATCCCATTTAGATGTAAACTTGTCTCCCACCTTCATAGTGAGAATGATGGGTCTTCTTATTGCTAGGACAAGATCTCCCACTTGGAAAGATCTTCGACGCACTTTCTTGTTAAAATCTTTGGGGATCCGAGCCTGATAACATTCTAGTCGTTGCTAGGCGTCGAGTCGTTTTTCATCTAGCGCTTCAAGTTCTTGGAGTCTTAACTTGTGATTTTCCTCCTCTGTTAATCCTTCCTGCAAAGCAATCCTAAGAAGGGCTTTGTTGTTCTAATGGTAAGACTGCCTCCATGCCGTAGATGAGAGAATATGGAGTTGCTTGAGTCGGCATTTTGTATGTTGTCCGATAGGCCCAGAGGGCTTCGCCCAACTTGTCATGTTGATTCTTTTTGGAAGAGTTGGCAATTTTCTTCAAGAGGTTGCATAAGATTTTGTTGAATGCTTCAGCAAGGCCATTTGTTGGCACATTATACATTGTCGATTTATGTTGGCGAAAGCCAAAATCGACACAAAATTTGTCCATGGTTTTATTGCTAAAGTTCCTCCCGTTGTCCTTGACGATGTATCGTGGAATACCGTAGCGATGAATAATATGAGTCTTGTTAAAATCAACTACCGTCTCCTTCTTTACTTCCTTTCATGGGATGGCTTGCGCCTACTTGGAAAAGTAATATGTAGCAGCCCAGATATATTGATGTCCTCCGGATGATTTGGTCATTGGTCCGACCACATCTAACCCCCAAGCATCGAATGGCCAAGATGCCATCGTCGGATGAAGAAGTTCTGGAGGTTGGTGAATAAAGTTTGCATGTATCTGACATTCATGACATCTCTTTGCATAACACATACAATCACTCACCATGGTGGGCCAATAGTATTCCATCCCTCTTGATTTGAAAATGTAACTTAGGACCTGATTGATGAGAACCATGTACTCTATCATGAGCTTCCTCCATTGCTTTGTCGGCTTCTTCTATCCTAAGACATTGTTGCCAAACCCCTTCAAATGATCGTCTATACAAAGGACCTTTATAATATATGAATCTCGGTGCATGTCTTCGGATGTCCACCTTCTTGGGATCAATTGGAAGTTTTCCATGCTCTAAATAGTCGATAAGAGATATCCTCCAATCTTCCATTTCCTCCTCTTGCTGAGATGCCTCTTGTTCATATTCGACAGACGATTCGTCTTCATCCCTAACCACCATTCAGCCATTAGGGTTTTAGTGGTTGGCTTCCTTCAAAGTGCTTCATTCACTATGTCTTTATCAAAAGGGAAGAGGGAAGGAACTATCCATACCTTACGAACCTCTATTTTTATTGCTCGCTCAGGAAAGGTGAGTGTTGATGCTAGATTAGTAAGAGCATCTGCTTGTTGATTTTTTATCCTTAGAATGTGCTCAAGGGTGATAGAAAGAAACCACCCCATAAGTACTTGTGCATATTGACAGTAAGGCTCTAACTCTTCCTTCCTCACCTCATAGATCCCAAGAACTTGATTGATGATAAGGAGAGAATCACCAAAAACCCTTAAGTGATGAAGCTTCATGTCGACTACTGCTTCCAACCCAAGAATTAGTGCTTGATATTCAGCCATGTTGTTAGAGAAATTCCTGCTTAGGATAAATGAGAATGGAGCAACATCATCTTCTGGTGACACGAATACGACACCTACACCGGCACCATCCTTCCGGGCAGCCCCATCAAAGAGCATACACCAATCTTGAGAGACGGACAAATAAGACACATCCTTATCACGCAGATCATCCGAAAGAACCCAATCATCCGGGATGGGATGGTCGGCAAGAAAGTCCGCTACTGCTTGTCCCTTGCTGGCTCTTTGTGGAACaaatataatttcaaattattaaatTAGAAGAGCCTACTAGGCTAGGTGTCCAGATAGAACGGGTTGAATTAATATATACTTGATCGGATCAGCCCTTGAGATTAGGCGAATAGGTTGTGCATGCATGTAATGCCTAAGCTTCTTGATAGCCAACATGAGGGCAAGATAAATCTTTTCAATA
It encodes the following:
- the LOC139883932 gene encoding uncharacterized protein; this translates as MNGHELRYSPIEKIYLALMLAIKKLRHYMHAQPIRLISRADPIKASKGQAVADFLADHPIPDDWVLSDDLRDKDVSYLSVSQDWCMLFDGAARKDGAGVGVVFVSPEDDVAPFSFILSRNFSNNMAEYQALILGLEAVVDMKLHHLRVFGDSLLIINQVLGIYEVRKEELEPYCQYAQVLMGWFLSITLEHILRIKNQQADALTNLASTLTFPERAIKIEVRKVWIVPSLFPFDKDIVNEAL